The Etheostoma cragini isolate CJK2018 chromosome 15, CSU_Ecrag_1.0, whole genome shotgun sequence genome window below encodes:
- the gfap gene encoding glial fibrillary acidic protein, whose translation MCASFPIMESQRVQSSYRKRYGAQGSGSTGVRIGSLSSGRFSWHGTPRNLTHSSPMSRISFGSTNTALLLGSPVDRLDFPADSLLKAQYKETRTNEKMEMMGLNDRFASYIEKVRLLEQQNKVLVAELNQLKGKEPSRLGDIYQEELRELRRQVDGLTTGKARQEIEKDNLAADLTMLKQRLQDEIGLRQDAENNLNAYRQDVDEASLNRVQLERKIDALQDEINFLKKTHEEELRELQEKIMAHQVHVDLDVSKPDLTAALRDIRVQYETMATSNMQETEDWYRSKFADLTDAANRNAEALRQAKQEANEYRRQIQVLTCDLEALRGTNESLERQLRELEDRFAMETTGYQDTVSHLEEDIHALKEEMARHLQEYQDLLNVKLALDIEIATYRKLLEGEESRITIPVQSFSNLQFRETSLDTKTPEAHVKRSILVRTVETRDGEIIKESTTEHKDLP comes from the exons ATGTGTGCTTCATTCCCCATCATGGAAAGTCAGAGAGTCCAGTCCTCATACAGAAAGCGCTATGGGGCTCAGGGCTCAGGCAGCACAGGAGTCAGAATTGGGAGCCTTTCTTCAGGCCGCTTCTCCTGGCATGGCACCCCACGCAACCTCACCCACTCCAGCCCCATGTCCCGGATCTCCTTTGGCTCAACAAACACGGCCCTGCTCCTGGGGAGCCCTGTGGACCGGCTGGACTTCCCAGCTGATTCCCTGCTGAAGGCCCAGTACAAGGAGACACGCACCAATGAGAAAATGGAGATGATGGGCCTGAATGACCGCTTTGCCAGCTACATAGAGAAGGTGCGCCTGTTGGAGCAGCAGAACAAGGTGCTGGTGGCAGAGCTGAACCAGCTGAAGGGGAAAGAGCCCAGCCGCCTGGGAGACATCTACCAAGAGGAGCTGAGAGAGCTGCGCAGGCAGGTGGACGGTCTCACTACTGGCAAAGCTCGGCAGGAGATAGAGAAGGACAACCTGGCTGCAGATCTGACCATGCTCAAGCAGAG ATTGCAAGATGAGATTGGCCTCCGACAGGATGCAGAGAACAATCTAAATGCCTATAGACAG GATGTGGATGAGGCGTCTCTCAATCGTGTTCAGCTGGAGAGGAAGATCGATGCCCTGCAGGATGAAATCAACTTTCTAAAGAAGACTCATGAAGAG GAGCTGCGTGAGTTACAGGAGAAGATCATGGCCCACCAGGTGCATGTTGACTTGGATGTATCCAAACCAGACCTGACTGCTGCTCTAAGGGACATCAGGGTCCAGTATGAAACCATGGCCACCTCAAACATGCAGGAGACTGAGGACTGGTACCGATCCAAG TTTGCTGACCTGACAGATGCAGCCAATCGAAATGCAGAAGCCCTGCGTCAGGCCAAACAGGAAGCCAATGAATACCGGCGTCAGATCCAAGTGTTGACCTGCGATCTTGAGGCTCTCCGCGGAACA AACGAGTCTCTGGAACGCCAGCTCCGGGAGCTTGAGGACCGCTTCGCCATGGAGACTACTGGTTACCAAGATACAGTGAGCCATCTGGAGGAGGACATCCATGCGCTGAAGGAGGAGATGGCAAGACACCTGCAGGAGTACCAGGACCTTCTCAACGTCAAGCTGGCCCTGGATATTGAGATTGCCACCTACAGGAAGCTgctggagggggaggagagcag GATAACTATTCCGGTTCAGAGTTTTTCCAACCTGCAGTTTAGAG AAACCAGTCTGGACACTAAAACCCCAGAGGCCCACGTGAAGAGGAGCATCCTGGTTCGAACTGTGGAGACCAGAGATGGGGAG ATCATTAAGGAATCAACAACTGAACATAAAGATCTTCCGTAA
- the map3k3 gene encoding mitogen-activated protein kinase kinase kinase 3: MNERQALHSIMKDLVALQMTRRQPVLSHDSGKPKTPAQTNRQDDVRIKFEFSGERRILMFGRPVQFEEIQQKVKTVFGQLLDLHYMNNEFLIICFFKPHVLFSSFQLQASSPSIHMPSKQVRIKSSHSTGDVSTVYQSSEPRGRHLSTGSQNTGRSSPPPGYVPERQQRIARQGSYTSINSEGEFIPETSDQCVLDPWSSAENSVSGSCQSLDSNSDSPSLRKSRMHRAKSYPDNRQECSDRENHVYDRIAGKGGTYPRRYHVSLHHKDHSEGRRTFPRIRRPQGNLFTLVPSRRSLNGSEESVGSWQLVDAQGRLRPQDRSVAHKSPSAPMTWRRGKLLGQGAFGRVYLCYDVDTGRELAAKQVQFDPESPETSKEVSALECEIQLLKNLHHERIVQYYGCLRDHNEKTLTIFMEYMPGGSVKDQLKAYGALTENVTRKYTRQILEGMSYLHSNMIVHRDIKGANILRDSAGNVKLGDFGASKRLQTICMSGTGIRSVTGTPYWMSPEVISGEGYGRKADVWSLGCTVVEMLTEKPPWAEYEAMAAIFKIATQPTNPLLPSHTSDQAQDFISCIFVEAKHRPSAEELLRHPFSQIMC; the protein is encoded by the exons ATGA ATGAGAGGCAGGCTCTCCACTCTATAATGAAGGACCTGGTTGCCCTTCAGATGACGCGGCGCCAGCCTGTGTTATCGCATGACAGCGGCAAACCCAAGACACCGGCCCAGACCAATAGACAG gaCGATGTCAGGATAAAGTTTGAGTTCTCAGGAGAGAGGAG AATCCTGATGTTTGGACGGCCTGTGCAGTTTGAGGAAATCCAGCAGAAAGTCAAGACTGTGTTTGGCCAGCTGCTAGACCTGCATTATATGAACAATGAG TTCCTCATTATAT GCTTCTTTAAACCTCATGTTCTGTTCTCCTCGTTCCAACTGCAGGCCTCCTCCCCCTCTATCCACATGCCGTCTAAGCAGGTGAGGATCAAATCCTCCCATTCTACCGGAGACGTTAGCACGGTGTACCAATCCTCCGAGCCCAGGGGGCGCCACTTATCAACTG GTTCTCAGAACACGGGGCGTAGCTCGCCACCTCCTGGCTACGTGCCTGAACGCCAGCAAAGGATCGCCCGCCAAGGTTCATACACCAGCATAAACAGTGAGGGGGAGTTCATCCCAGAGACCAGCGATCAGTGT GTGCTGGATCCCTGGAGCAGCGCAGAAAACTCTGTCTCTGGAAGCTGTCAGTCTCTAGACAGCAACTCAGACAG CCCCTCACTGAGGAAGTCTCGCATGCACAGAGCCAAGAGTTACCCTGATAACCGCCAGGAGTGCTCAG ACCGGGAGAATCATGTGTATGACAGAATAGCAGGTAAAGGAGGCACCTATCCTCGTAGGTACCATGTCTCCCTGCATCATAAGGACCACAGTGAAG GTCGTCGGACGTTTCCGCGGATCCGTCGCCCCCAGGGGAACCTGTTCACTCTGGTGCCCTCACGCCGGTCGCTCAATGGCAGCGAGGAGAGTGTGGGCAGCTGGCAGCTGGTCGACGCTCAGGGCAGGCTCCGTCCCCAAGATCGTTCTGTCGCGCATAAGT ctcccaGTGCTCCAATGACATGGCGGCGGGGGAAGCTTCTGGGCCAAGGAGCGTTTGGTCGGGTTTACTTGTGTTACGATGTGGATACTGGGAGGGAGCTGGCTGCCAAGCAGGTCCAGTTTGATCCTGAGAGTCCTGAGACCAGCAAG GAAGTCAGCGCTTTGGAGTGCGAAATCCAGTTGCTGAAAAATCTGCATCACGAGCGCATTGTCCAGTACTACGGCTGTCTGAGGGACCACAATGAGAAGACCCTCACTATTTTCATGGAGTACATGCCGGGG GGTTCAGTTAAAGACCAGCTGAAGGCCTACGGGGCGCTGACAGAGAATGTGACCCGGAAATACACAAGACAGATCTTGGAGGGCATGTCCTATCTGCACAGCAACATGATTGTACACCGGGACATCAAAG GTGCCAACATCCTGCGGGATTCAGCAGGCAACGTGAAGCTCGGCGATTTTGGTGCCAGCAAGAGACTGCAGACCATCTGCATGTCTGGCACCGGCATCCGCTCTGTGACCGGCACCCCCTACTGGATGAGCCCGGAGGTGATCAGTGGAGAGGGCTATGGCAGGAAGGCTGATGTCTG GAGCCTTGGATGTACAGTGGTGGAGATGCTAACAGAAAAGCCTCCGTGGGCTGAATACGAGGCCATGGCGGCCATATTCAAGATTGCCACTCAGCCCACCAACCCACTGCTGCCCTCGCACACCTCCGACCAGGCACAGGACTTCATTAGCTGCATCTTTGTGGAGGCCAAGCACAGGCCCAGTGCTGAGGAGTTGCTCAGACATCCCTTCTCCCAGATTATGTGTTAA